The Hydrogenobacter sp. T-2 region CTTCCGTAGTAGGTGGTGTCTTGTGAGACTATGCAAAGCTCTTTTACGCCCTGACTTGCAAGGTATCTGGCTTCCTCTAATATTTCCTCAATAGGTCTGGAGCGGTGCTTTCCTCTTATCAAGGGTATGGCACAAAAGGAGCAAAGCCTATTGCACCCTTCTGCAATCTTTAGGTATGCGTAAGACTTGGGTGTGGTAAGCACCCTCTGAGTTTTCTCCTTCTTCTCCAATCCCAGAAACTCTACCACACTGTCCCAGCTTTCTGTCCCAAAGTAGGCAAGCACCTCTGGAACTTCCTTTTGGAGCTCTTCCTTATACCTTTGCACAAGACAACCCATCACTATAACCTTTTTGTCTTCCGCAAACTCTAAGATGGTTTCTATGGCTTCTCTCTTTGCAGGCTCAATAAAACCGCAGGTGTTTATAACTATCACATCCGCCTTCCTTGGGTCGCTAAGGAGCCTTGCACCACCCTCCTTTAACTTTCCAAGAAGCACCTCCGTGTCCACAAGGTTTTTGGCACAACCTAAACTTATCACACCTACCTTCATCATTCCTCCATGTCAAGCTCAGCATCTACCCTAAAGACGTTAGCGTTGTGAAAGGCATCATACATGACATATTTTCTGTAAGGGTTGTCCTTTAAGGCTTCTCTTATTTCGTCTATGCTCTTGCCTTGCTCTTTGGCTTTCCTTATGTTCTCTCTGAGAAACTGCACATATCCGAGAGTAAAATCCACAGCGGACATGTCCATAGGCTCGTTGTGTCCACCAAGAATCACCTTTGCATCCATCTTCTTAATCTTATGCAGGGCTTCCACAAGACCCTTTGAGCTTGCTCCCCTATCCCCCATAAAGGGTATGCGGTTATAGAGGACAAGGTCTCCTGTAAAGAGTACCTTTTCCGAAGGCATGTATACCACAAGGTCGTTGTCTGTGTGAGCTGGTCCCATGTATATGACTTCAAAGGTCTTTCCACCCACCTTGAGGGTGTATTTGTCCTCTACCACTATGTCTGGCGGGACAAGGACTACGCTTTTGAAAAGGTCGCCAAACCTCTGCTTTGCGTTCTCAAGGGCAAGCTGTGCCTCTCCTGACTGGTAGAAGTCCATGAGCTTTTTGTGAG contains the following coding sequences:
- a CDS encoding MBL fold metallo-hydrolase, translated to MRYMKLLFVLVFLAYAITPEMKLRRVQKDIYMVRGVDALPSMENRGFMSNAFAVLTEDGWVVIDALSTPELSKEFVDNLMRVRKAPIKYAIITHYHPDHWYGAKTYKELGAKIVAHKKLMDFYQSGEAQLALENAKQRFGDLFKSVVLVPPDIVVEDKYTLKVGGKTFEVIYMGPAHTDNDLVVYMPSEKVLFTGDLVLYNRIPFMGDRGASSKGLVEALHKIKKMDAKVILGGHNEPMDMSAVDFTLGYVQFLRENIRKAKEQGKSIDEIREALKDNPYRKYVMYDAFHNANVFRVDAELDMEE